In Sparus aurata chromosome 3, fSpaAur1.1, whole genome shotgun sequence, the following are encoded in one genomic region:
- the c3h6orf62 gene encoding uncharacterized protein C6orf62 homolog, translating to MGDPTSRRNQTRNRLRAQLRKKRESLADQFDFKIYIAFVFKEKKKKSALFEVAEVVPVMTNNYEENIFRGVRDSSYSLESSIELLQKDVVQLHAPRYQSMRRDVIGCTQEMDFILWPRNDIEKIVCLLFSRWKGADDEPFRPVQAKFEFHHGDYEKQCLHALGRKDKAGMVMNNPSQSVFLFMDRQHLQTPKTKATVFKLCSLCLYLPQDQLTCWGVGDIEDHLRPYMPD from the exons ATGGGGGACCCAACTTCACGAAGAAATCAGACAAGAAATCGACTTCGAGCTCAACTTCGGAAGAAAAGGGAATCTTTGGCAGATCAGTTTGACTTCAAGATTTATATAGCCTTCGTTTTCAAAGAAAAG aagaagaagtctGCACTTTTCGAAGTAGCTGAAGTTGTGCCAGTGATGACCAACAATTATGAAGAAAACATCTTTAGAGGTGTGCGGGACTCGAGCTACTCTCTCGAGAGTTCGATAGAACTCCTGCAAAAAGATGTTGTGCAACTACACGCGCCCCGATACCAGTCAATGCGAAGG GATGTGATAGGCTGCACACAGGAGATGGACTTCATCCTTTGGCCACGCAACGATATTGAGAAgattgtctgtctgctgttctccaGATGGAAGGGGGCCGATGATGAACCCTTCAGGCCTGTTCAG GCCAAGTTTGAATTTCATCATGGAGACTACGAGAAGCAGTGCTTGCATGCGTTGGGTCGTAAAGACAAGGCTGGGATGGTTATGAACAACCCAAGTCAGTCTGTATTTCTCTTCATGGATAGACAGCACTTACAG ACTCCTAAAACCAAGGCCACAGTTTTCAAGTTGTGCAGCCTCTGCCTTTACTTGCCCCAGGACCAGCTGACCTGCTGGGGTGTGGGAGACATCGAGGATCACCTCCGCCCATACATGCCTGACTAG
- the acot13 gene encoding acyl-coenzyme A thioesterase 13, translated as MASLSLNTIKQIMRAMVDNRGFDRVLQKVEVLAATPGKVVCEMRVEEEHTNRGGTLHGGLTATLVDVISTMAIMNSERGAPGVSVDMNITYMTAAKMGEDVLITAQVLKQGRTLAFATVDLTNKATGKIIAQGRHTKHLGSS; from the exons ATGGCGTCGTTGTCTTTAAATAcgataaaacaaataatgagaGCAATGGTCGACAATAGAGGTTTCGACAGAGTCCTGCAAAAG GTGGAGGTCTTGGCTGCCACTCCAGGTAAGGTGGTGTGTGAGATGCGGGTAGAAGAGGAGCACACCAACCGTGGAGGGACGCTACACGGCGGGTTGACAGCCACCCTGGTCGATGTGATCTCCACCATGGCTATCATGAACAGTGAGAGGGGAGCACCGGGAGTCAGTGTGGATATGAACATAAC ATACATGACCGCTGCCAAGATGGGAGAGGACGTACTCATCACTGCTCAGGTTCTGAAGCAGGGGCGAACGCTGGCGTTTGCCACCGTAGACCTCACCAACAAGGCCACAGGGAAGATCATAGCACAAGGAAGACACACTAAACACCTTGGCAGCAGCTAA
- the tdp2b gene encoding tyrosyl-DNA phosphodiesterase 2 has product MASTSDSDKPSVSNVEDNRSRLCDEFAAIAGTDSAVAQCYLAENEWEMERALNSFFEADLERVFEVGNSPERETSPKPKRQKVEEKPPGGDCIDLTEDSPASTRKPSEEDDNKLSLISWNVDGLDTDNLAERARGLCSFLVLYTPDVVFLQELIPPYVQYLKKRAVSYLIIEAGEEGYFTGMMLKKSRVKFRESEIIPYPTTQMMRNLLIAQVDFKGQKFCLMTSHLESCKGHAEERMKQLRVVMQRMREAPDDVTVLFGGDTNLRDTEVAKVGLPSAVCDVWERLGRQEHCRYTWDTKANTNKTVPYISRCRFDRVYFRPATKSGVQHLAPDHMALVGLDKLDCGRYTSDHWGIYCSFSAG; this is encoded by the exons ATGGCTTCTACGTCGGACTCAGACAAGCCGTCAGTGTCTAATGTGGAAGATAACAGAAGTCGTCTCTGCGATGAGTTTGCAGCTATAGCGGGAACTGACAGCGCCGTGGCTCAATGCTACCTGGCTGAAAATGAATGGGAGATGGAG AGGGCCCTGAACTCATTCTTTGAGGCTGACTTGGAGAGAGTATTTGAAGTAGGAAACTCCCCAGAAAGAGAGACCAGCCCCAAACCAAAGAGGCAGAAGGTTGAGGAAAAGCCTCCAGGAGGAGACTG TATAGATTTGACTGAAGACAGCCCAGCCTCCACGAGGAAACCCTCAGAAGAAGATGACAATAAGCTGTCGCTGATCTCCTGGAACGTGGATGGCCTCGATACGGACAACCTCGCAGAACGCGCCAGAGGGCTGTGCTCCTTCCTAGTCCT ATACACTCCGGACGTGGTGTTCCTACAAGAGCTCATCCCACCTTACGTCCAGTATTTAAAGAAACGGGCCGTGAGCTACCTAATCATTGAAG CTGGTGAAGAGGGTTACTTCACTGGAATGATGCTGAAGAAGTCGCGAGTCAAATTCCGGGAGAGCGAGATAATACCTTACCCCACCACTCAAATGATGAGGAATCTCCTCATAGCTCAG GTGGATTTCAAAGGCCAGAAGTTTTGTCTGATGACGTCCCACCTGGAGAGCTGTAAAGGCCACGCAGAGGAGCGCATGAAACAGCTGCGAGTGGTGATGCAGAGGATGAGAGAGGCACCGGATGATGTCACCGTCCTGTTTGGAGGGGACACAAACCTGAGGGACACTGAG GTGGCCAAGGTGGGTCTTCCCTCCGCTGTCTGTGATGTGTGGGAGCGACTGGGAAGGCAAGAGCACTGCCGCTACACTTGGGACACCAAAGCCAACACCAACAAGACTGTTCCTTACATCAGTCGCTGCCGCTTTGACCGGGTCTACTTCCGCCCCGCTACCAAGAGTGGCGTTCAACATCTGGCCCCAGATCACATGGCCCTGGTGGGACTGGACAAGCTGGACTGTGGACGCTACACGAGTGATCATTGGGGAATCTACTGTAGCTTCTCTGCTGGGtag
- the gmnn gene encoding geminin — protein MSFSGKIKRGQQTSNENIKSFFGQSQKAMGLPRQTLRVLQDSAVNTNLGRSAQTGKVIPKRKQWGAEQTRGPKRVKVEVKSTQTEETQCLLDGMSTEAYELMVKETPPVSYWKEVAEERRKALYNVLQENEKLHKDIEAKDERITKLKCENEELHDLAQHVQYMADMIERLTGKSPDNLEELREMALDVEDEDEHNDSKVADQSGEDLDYSQSDAEEEEASDHEQAGPSEQD, from the exons atgagtttCAGTGGAAAGATAAAGCGCGGCCAGCAGACGTCTAATGAGAATATAAAG AGTTTTTTTGGGCAGTCTCAAAAGGCAATGGGACTCCCCCGACAAACCCTGCGGGTCCTCCAAGACTCTGCCGTCAACACAAATTTGGGAAGGTCAGCTCAG ACGGGTAAAGTCATTCCCAAACGGAAACAGTGGGGTGCTGAACAAACCAGAGGCCCAAAGAGGGTGAAGGTAGAGGTCAAATCAACACAAACGGAAGAAACCCAATGTTTGTTGGATGGAATGTCCACTGAAGCTTATGAACTTATGGTCAAAG AAACCCCTCCTGTCTCGTACTGGAAAGAGGTAGCAGAGGAGCGTCGGAAGGCCTTGTACAATGTTCTACAGGAGAATGAGAAG TTACACAAAGACATTGAGGCCAAAGATGAACGGATAACAAAGCTTAAGTGTGAAAATGAAGAGCTGCATGATCTGGCacaacatgtacagtacatggCTGACATGATTGAG aGACTGACTGGTAAGAGCCCAGACAatctggaggagctgagagagatGGCACTCGATGTGGAAGATGAGGATGAACACAATGACAGCAAAGTGGCAGATCAGAGTGGGGAAGACTTGGATTACAGTCAGAGTgatgcagaggaagaagaggcatCAGACCATGAACAAGCTGGACCCTCAGAACAAGATTGA